The following are encoded in a window of Candidatus Tiamatella incendiivivens genomic DNA:
- a CDS encoding transcriptional repressor, translated as MENLDKIMKELKKTGMKQTPQRIEVVRALLKLKEKHPTLNQVYNEAKKKVPTLSFSTLYTIVKKLEELGVIKLFDLLGETRIEVNNKPHINIIDLSNGEIDDYNDDSLVKEIVEETGLDRSDFVLINILVYKEKTSK; from the coding sequence ATGGAAAACCTGGATAAGATAATGAAGGAACTGAAGAAAACCGGCATGAAACAGACACCACAGCGCATAGAAGTAGTTAGGGCTCTTCTAAAGCTGAAAGAAAAGCATCCCACGCTTAATCAAGTATACAATGAGGCAAAAAAGAAAGTTCCCACACTCAGCTTTTCCACGCTATATACGATTGTTAAGAAACTAGAGGAACTAGGCGTCATAAAGCTCTTCGACCTGCTAGGAGAAACAAGAATAGAGGTAAACAATAAACCCCACATTAACATAATAGACCTTAGTAATGGAGAAATAGATGACTATAATGACGATTCTCTGGTGAAGGAAATAGTTGAAGAGACAGGATTAGACCGCAGTGACTTCGTATTAATCAATATTCTCGTCTACAAGGAGAAGACTAGTAAGTAA